The Verrucomicrobiota bacterium nucleotide sequence GCCCGCGCAATGCCGTGTCGATAGTGACCAGTTTCTCTGTCAGACGGTTCATTTGGCGCTCCCAAAAACAGCTCTGTTTCGCACTCGACGCACGTCCTACCAATAACGCCTCGATGTCCTCGTCGGTGAGTTTTCCCAGGGAGGCGACAACGCGCTGGCGGGGTCCGCGCCCGGTGCGAAAGCTCTCGCACAGAGTCCAATACTCATAGACTTTTCCATCCATGCGCTGGCGATTCTTGCGAAGAAACATGCACGCAATTTAGCACAAAGAATTACCACCCGAAAAGAGGCTGTTCTCCACTACAAGTGCTCAAACCCTCTCCACACCAGACAATCCCAGCTTTCAAAGAGTGGACCCAAGCCATAACGCTTGAAAAAACCTTTTTTTCAAGACAACTGCGGAACTTGGGCTAAAAATGGAATGGTGGATTGCACTATTTGCGAGGGGGATACTTACCTGGATCATTGCCTTTTCTGTAACGGAGATTCCGATGGAGTTTGTTCTGAATGCAAAGGGAGCGGAGAGTATTTTATCGGTGAAATATGCACTTCTTGTTTAGGTTCCGGAAAGTGTTTCATGTGCTCAGGAACAAAAATGATGATGTGCCTGGTTTGTAATGATGGAACTATTGATCTGGCACTGCCACCGCATTACGAATCCATAAAGCTTTTTTAATCGCTGATAAAAAATTCGATCAGATTTCTATCACCATAGAAAGTAGCAGCTCTAGCCTGCGGTGGATCTATCGAATTATTACACTAAACAAGTCGCTAAAATCATCGGTCCACACAATCAGGTTTTTATATGCGGGAAAGGGAGTCAGTGAACGAAGAACATCCTCATCGAGGACAAAGGGCTTGTTGTCCGTCATAAGGATCCAATCCGAGGAGTAAGCACCGAACTGATCGTCATCTTCGTTGACTACAAAGACTGCAAATTTCTCTAGCTCCTTGGTCAACCCCATAACGACAGGTTTCAAATCCAAATGCCGATTAGATACGTGGATGGCCAGAATGCCGTCAGGATTCAGATGACGTAAATAGAGCTGGAAAGCTTCGACAGTCAACAGATGCACAGGAATGGCGTCGCCACTGAATGCGTCCAAAACCAACACATCAAAATTCTGTGGCTGTTCATTTTCCAGACTGGTACGGGCGTCACCGATACTGTATTCCAACTCGGCCTTACTGTTTTTCAAATAAGCGAAATGGATTTCCGCTATTGTTTTTACGTCGGAATCAATTTCATAAAACCGCATGACGTCCTATTCCCATCCATAGGTAGCAATTGTACCAATACCCATTCCGATGACGCCTATGCGCATCCCAGGAGCGGCGGTGTTTCCGTCCTCACGGGCTAGCCGTTTGGGATGATGACGAATCGAAAAATCCACCCCGCTCCCCAGGCTATAGTATGTCGTCGGACGATACCGACGTTTCAGAGTATGAAACTGTAACCCATGCACAATATCGCCATGATAGAGCTCGTTTCGATGGGTCGGAGCACCGGACTCGAGGCAGACAAAACCAGATACGGCAGACAGATCGTAACGAACAGCAACAGGAGAAGCCGAGTAGTTGGAGCGTCGCCGCCTACCGGCTTCCATGATTCGGTGGGCGTAATCGGGAGAAAGAAAAAAGCCGCAACAATCAGGGCAAAATGAAGAAAAGCAAAGTTTCGAACCGACATTTTTCGCGAGACGAAATGCGCGTAGGCATAGCCAGCTACAAGCATCATCTGGAAAAAAAGCATACAAGTAGTCCAAACCGATGGACTACCCCCAAACCATGGCAAGATTGCCTTACTGATGATCGGCTGTACCTGAAAAATCAGAAAGGCACTTAAGAAAATAGTTATCCCGTAGCGCGCCATCGTTTACGTTGAAGCCTTCAAGACAGTGCAACATTTCTGGAGGAAAGCGAAAGTCGACTTTCCCGGCGACCGTTCTATCAAGCCGAACCTGGCGGTTCGTCTCGAAAATAAATCTGAAAAAGTGAATACGCCTGAACCAGGGACAAAAAGATTGGCCGGAATAGTCACAGCTCCAAGCTCACTCGGAAACGTGCAAATCATTGCGGCCATAAATGAAGAGCAACAAACAAATGGCAAAAACAAACCTGCCATACCATGAGCCAATCTGCGTACTCTCAGGGGAGCCAAGGGAACTTTTCAAAAGCAGGTTTTCTTTTCTCAAGAAAAGCCTGTTTTCCTTCTGAACCCTCCTCGTTCATGTAGTAAAGTAAGGTTGCATTGCCAGCCAGTTCCTGAATCCCTGCCTGTCCATCAAGTGCTGCATTGAAGGCAGACTTCAGACAACGAATAGCAAGCGGACTTTTTTCCAAAATTTCTCTGGACCATTGAACACCCTCAGCTTCGAGTTCTTCAATTGGCACGACCTTGTTTACCAGGCCCATATCAAGCGCCTCTTGAGCATTATACTGACGACATAAATACCAGATCTCTCGAGCTTTCTTCTGTCCAACGATACTCGCCAGATAACTCGACCCAAATCCACCGTCAAAACTCCCTACCTTGGGTCCGGTCTGCCCGAAGATTGCATTGTCGGCAGCAATTGTCAGATCGCAGATCACATGCAATACGTGCCCACCCCCGATAGCGTAACCGGCAACCAGGGCAATAACCACTTTAGGCATGGAGCGAATAAGCCTTTGCAGATCCAGCACATTCAAACGTGGCACGCCAACTTTATCGATATACCCGGCCTTCCCACGGATGCCCTGATCGCCGCCCGAGCAGAATGCAAACTTTCCATCCGTGTGTGGTCCAGCTCCTGTGAGTAAGACTACACCAACCTTGGGATCTTCCCGGGCATCGGAAAAGGCTTCGTACATTTCAAAAACGGTGGTCGGCGTAAATGCATTCCTCCGGTGAGGACGATTGATCGTCACCTTGGCAATGCCATCGGCCTTTTCGTAAATAATATCTTCGAAGTCTTTAACACGTTTCCAGTTCATGATTAGTAAAAGGTGGGATTAATTTTGTTACAAAGAGGCACTGATAGTTTTAAAAAGCTCTAGACGGAATTCAGAATCTTTTTTTCGATTAGTTTCAATTTCAATAACTCTAATTCCCGAATCAGGGAGTAGATCTAGATGATCCTTCAGCTCGGTGATAGACGATAATTTTTTGTAAGTGCAACCTGTGCTTTCAACCAAGGGCTTGAAATCGACTTCCTGCGGGGTGGCAAAAAACTCTTCGAACGGAGGTTCAAATTGCGAAATGGGAAGATGATTAAAAATTCCCCCACCCTGGTTATTTATCATTATTACAGTTAAGTGCCCTTTAAACTTAGGTCGAATTAGCAAACCATTGGAATCGTGCAGAAATGCCAGATCTCCGGTGAGAAGAATCGACGGTTTGTTCTCATAAGCTACACCCAAGGCGGTGGATAAGGTACCATCAATGCCGTTCGCACCCCGGGATGCATACACTTGGAACTGTTTATCGTTTGCAGACCAGAAGTATTCTACATCCCGTACCGGCATACTGCTGGCGACAAATATTGGAGTATTGTTTGGCAGCAATTGCGGGAGTAACCAGGCGACGACGCCTTCAAAATCCTTCGCGACGGGCTGACCAACGGTGTTATCAAAAGCCATCCGGATCTTAAAATCAGCGCTGAGCCAATTATCTGAATAATCCGAACTCTCAGACTTTATAAAATTGAAACACGCATTCACATCTGAAACGGGCACATCAAATACGCGCTCAACCGTTCCTGTTGGATCAAGGTTCTTGCCCGTACGATGAATATGATACATTGAAGCCTTCGATTCGGTTAACCAGGCACGGAGCACTTTACTGGTTGGCAAAGGACCGAGAGCGATTACCTGTTCGGGCCTTAATGAATTCCTTAAATCTGTGTTTCGCAGCAAAAGGTCATAGGTAGTTACCAGGCGACTTTGTAAGCTTGCAAAATTCCTTACCGACGAAAGTCCATCTGCCAACACGGGCCAGCCAGAGGCTTCACTCAATTGAGCTACTGCCTCGCAATAAGCCAATGGATTTTCGGGAGTATCAGTTCCACAAATGATAATTCCGCGATTTGTAGAAACCTGAATGGCTTCGACTTTAGATCGAGGCGGCCGTGGTGAAACACAAATACCGTCAAAAAAAGATTCTTCAATTTCAACAGCACACGCAGAACCATCTTCGATGGGCGGAAGAGGATCTCTGAAGGGACAATTCAGATGGACCGGGCCCTTGAGAGCTTCAGAAAAAGCATGAGCCAATTCTATTTTCATCGAATTCAAATCTTCTAAATCCGGGGATGGAATTTCCATTTCCGTCTGAAAAACCGGAAAGTCTCCATAGAGGCGGATCTGATTAATAGTTTGTCCCGCGCCACAATTTCTAAGCTCTGGTGGCCTATCGGCGGTAAGTACTATTAAAGGAACACCCGCTTCCGAGGCCTCAATGAAAGCCGGAAAATAATTCGCACCAGCGGTACCCGAAGTGCAAACAAGAGCAACAGGCTTGTGAGTCTTCTTGGCTATCCCCAATGCAAAAAAACCGGCTGACCGCTCATCAAGAATGGGGATGGCATCTATTCCTTCGTGGGCTGCAAATGCCACTGTTAAAGGAGTAGATCGCGAACCTGGCGATATGACGACATGCCGAAGACCGCAGCGATACAAAGTTTCAACCAAAACGGAAGACCACAGAGTATTTGTATTCGCTGAGTTGATGCTCGTCATATTAATCAATCCATCGTTTGACGCATCGCATTAAACTTAAGATCCGTTTCATCTTTTTCGCTTTTGGGTTCTGATCCACGGACAATCCCTGCTCCCGAGAATAATCGCAAGGTGTTCTCCCTTAAAATTCCTGAGCGAATCCCCACAATA carries:
- the menB gene encoding 1,4-dihydroxy-2-naphthoyl-CoA synthase; this encodes MNWKRVKDFEDIIYEKADGIAKVTINRPHRRNAFTPTTVFEMYEAFSDAREDPKVGVVLLTGAGPHTDGKFAFCSGGDQGIRGKAGYIDKVGVPRLNVLDLQRLIRSMPKVVIALVAGYAIGGGHVLHVICDLTIAADNAIFGQTGPKVGSFDGGFGSSYLASIVGQKKAREIWYLCRQYNAQEALDMGLVNKVVPIEELEAEGVQWSREILEKSPLAIRCLKSAFNAALDGQAGIQELAGNATLLYYMNEEGSEGKQAFLEKRKPAFEKFPWLP
- a CDS encoding fused MFS/spermidine synthase, whose amino-acid sequence is MRFYEIDSDVKTIAEIHFAYLKNSKAELEYSIGDARTSLENEQPQNFDVLVLDAFSGDAIPVHLLTVEAFQLYLRHLNPDGILAIHVSNRHLDLKPVVMGLTKELEKFAVFVVNEDDDQFGAYSSDWILMTDNKPFVLDEDVLRSLTPFPAYKNLIVWTDDFSDLFSVIIR
- the menD gene encoding 2-succinyl-5-enolpyruvyl-6-hydroxy-3-cyclohexene-1-carboxylic-acid synthase, whose translation is MTSINSANTNTLWSSVLVETLYRCGLRHVVISPGSRSTPLTVAFAAHEGIDAIPILDERSAGFFALGIAKKTHKPVALVCTSGTAGANYFPAFIEASEAGVPLIVLTADRPPELRNCGAGQTINQIRLYGDFPVFQTEMEIPSPDLEDLNSMKIELAHAFSEALKGPVHLNCPFRDPLPPIEDGSACAVEIEESFFDGICVSPRPPRSKVEAIQVSTNRGIIICGTDTPENPLAYCEAVAQLSEASGWPVLADGLSSVRNFASLQSRLVTTYDLLLRNTDLRNSLRPEQVIALGPLPTSKVLRAWLTESKASMYHIHRTGKNLDPTGTVERVFDVPVSDVNACFNFIKSESSDYSDNWLSADFKIRMAFDNTVGQPVAKDFEGVVAWLLPQLLPNNTPIFVASSMPVRDVEYFWSANDKQFQVYASRGANGIDGTLSTALGVAYENKPSILLTGDLAFLHDSNGLLIRPKFKGHLTVIMINNQGGGIFNHLPISQFEPPFEEFFATPQEVDFKPLVESTGCTYKKLSSITELKDHLDLLPDSGIRVIEIETNRKKDSEFRLELFKTISASL